Proteins encoded by one window of Aspergillus puulaauensis MK2 DNA, chromosome 4, nearly complete sequence:
- a CDS encoding uncharacterized protein (CAZy:GH2;~COG:G;~EggNog:ENOG410PKJX;~InterPro:IPR006103,IPR006102,IPR006101,IPR006104, IPR036156,IPR008979,IPR017853,IPR013783,IPR023230, IPR023232;~PFAM:PF00703,PF02836,PF02837;~SECRETED:SignalP(1-18);~go_function: GO:0004553 - hydrolase activity, hydrolyzing O-glycosyl compounds [Evidence IEA];~go_process: GO:0005975 - carbohydrate metabolic process [Evidence IEA]): MRFLQCLSLFSLIPVSLAIPSVARQPRNQSVHDEPLVIQLKPQSTVTRELVSLDGLWDFALGDGNETASPWTAPLPKGLECPVPASYNDIFEDPDIHNHVGWVYYQREVIIPRGWSQEQYLVRVEAATHKGRIYINNYLAAEHEGGYTPFEADITTLVSAGDKFRLTIAVNNELTHETIPPGTIEVQPLTGKRVQTYHQDFYNYAGLARSVWLYSVPRQYIKDITVVTGVDGVTGLINYTIQTSNETFGDLEIAVLDKDGHTVSNATGPHGTATIDSVHLWEPGAAYLYQFVVNIVNRENHKLIDTYTLAVGVRTVKVENRQILINGKPFYFKGFGKHEDSPIRGKGHDQVYMVHDFQLINWIGANSFRTSHYPYAEEVMEFADRHGIVVIDETPAVGLSYATSLDIPSPGTFAPDKINNNTRKAHAQAIRELVARDKNHPSVVMWSIANEPASDEEGAREYFKPLVQLARDLDPHRPIVFINSMLGTYDVDRISDLFDVVCLNRYYGWYIQTGDLAEAEAALEKELHGWVEKFPQKPIIFTEYGADTLAGLHSIFNLPWSEEFEVKFLEMYHRVFDRFDSVTGEQMWNFADFQTNVATTRVDGNKKGLFTRDRKPKAAAHSLRARWKGMEATK, from the coding sequence ATGAGATTTCTGCAATGTCTTTCGTTGTTCTCGCTTATTCCTGTTTCGTTGGCTATTCCTTCTGTTGCCCGTCAGCCACGCAATCAGTCGGTCCATGATGAACCTCTTGTTATCCAGCTGAAACCACAGAGCACCGTTACTCGTGAACTTGTCTCTCTTGATGGGCTGTGGGACTTTGCCCTTGGTGATGGCAACGAGACTGCATCGCCATGGACAGCACCATTACCTAAGGGTCTTGAATGCCCTGTCCCAGCCTCATATAACGATATCTTCGAGGATCCCGACATCCACAACCACGTTGGCTGGGTGTATTATCAGCGGGAGGTGATTATCCCACGAGGGTGGTCCCAGGAGCAGTACCTGGTACGCGTGGAAGCGGCAACCCATAAGGGCCGGATTTATATTAACAACTatcttgctgctgagcaCGAGGGCGGCTATACTCCCTTTGAAGCGGATATAACAACTCTTGTCTCAGCAGGTGACAAATTCCGATTAACTATTGCTGTTAATAATGAGCTTACACACGAGACAATCCCTCCTGGTACAATCGAAGTGCAGCCCCTTACCGGTAAAAGAGTGCAGACATACCACCAGGACTTTTATAATTATGCCGGTCTTGCCCGCTCTGTTTGGCTTTATTCAGTTCCCCGCCAGTACATCAAGGACATCACTGTTGTTActggtgttgatggtgtgACTGGGCTTATTAATTACACTATCCAAACTTCAAATGAGACCTTTGGGGATCTTGAGATCGCCGTGCTTGATAAGGACGGGCATACTGTATCAAATGCTACCGGGCCTCATGGCACCGCCACTATTGACTCTGTCCACTTATGGGAGCCCGGTGCTGCTTACCTATATCAATTTGTGGTCAATATTGTTAATCGGGAGAACCACAAACTCATCGACACGTATACACTCGCTGTGGGAGTCCGCACTGTGAAGGTTGAGAACAGGCAGATCCTCATCAATGGCAAGCCATTCTACTTCAAGGGATTTGGAAAGCACGAAGATAGCCCAATCAGAGGCAAGGGCCATGATCAAGTATACATGGTGCATGATTTCCAGCTTATCAATTGGATTGGTGCCAACTCCTTCCGCACCTCACACTACCCCTATGCCGAGGAGGTCATGGAGTTCGCGGACCGTCATGGAATTGTTGTGATTGATGAAACACCTGCTGTCGGCCTCAGCTACGCTACTAGCCTTGATATCCCCAGCCCAGGAACGTTTGCACCCGACAAGATTAATAACAACACCCGCAAGGCTCATGCGCAAGCTATTCGAGAACTCGTGGCCCGGGACAAGAACCACCCGAGTGTGGTGATGTGGTCAATTGCAAACGAACCTGCCtctgatgaagaaggggcTCGTGAATATTTCAAGCCTCTCGTTCAACTCGCGCGTGATCTTGACCCCCATCGCCCTATTGTTTTCATAAATTCGATGTTGGGAACGTATGATGTTGACCGGATCTCTGACTTGTTTGATGTCGTTTGCCTTAACCGGTATTACGGTTGGTACATACAGACCGGAGATCTCGCGGAAGCCGAGGCAGCCTTAGAGAAGGAGCTTCACGGCTGGGTTGAGAAATTTCCGCAGAAGCCAATTATCTTTACTGAATATGGTGCTGATACACTTGCTGGTCTCCATTCTATTTTCAATCTGCCATGGAGTGAAGAGTTTGAGGTCAAATTCCTTGAGATGTACCATCGAGTCTTTGACCGATTTGACTCGGTAACTGGAGAACAGATGTGGAACTTTGCTGACTTTCAGACTAACGTTGCTACCACGCGCGTGGATGGCAATAAGAAGGGCCTCTTTACTAGGGACCGCAAGCCAAAGGCCGCTGCTCATAGCCTGAGGGCTAGGTGGAAGGGCATGGAGGCTACCAAGTGA